One stretch of Oncorhynchus gorbuscha isolate QuinsamMale2020 ecotype Even-year linkage group LG21, OgorEven_v1.0, whole genome shotgun sequence DNA includes these proteins:
- the LOC124008666 gene encoding neurogenic differentiation factor 1-like, with protein sequence MIPPLSMHGFFKVHPLVHYTISQPQQQYYKTAASEVCRQIESGLFKGYGTLITTYSALKEDSTMPLSQQYVSKWTEGCRTTQNMETVNGVHKTMSKDGDNDDEDGFNRMEERNDDEEQGEEGGSGEDESLDDSPKRIGTKIKKMTKTRQRFKVRRMKANARERNRMHGLNDALESLRKVVPCYSNTQKLSKIDTLRLAKNYIWALSETLQSDESPDLMLFVQALCHGLSQPTTNLVAGCLQLNPRTFLPEQVQDIPSQVHQTSTASFSLHPSYPYPSPPYGTMDSSHIHHSKPHTVDNALEPFFETTFTDCTSTSHRFEGPLSPPLSVNGNFSYKHESTAEFDKNYALSKQYATQGLAGVQCLHPFYASSSKHFDILMDNMMSFETHHERKLNA encoded by the exons ATGATCCCACCGTTGTCCATGCATGGATTTTTTAAAGTGCATCCATTGGTGCACTACACCATCAGTCAGCCTCAGCAACAATACTATAAAACTGCAGCATCTGAGGTTTGCAGACAGATTGAATCAGGACTTTTCAAAGGATATGGAACTCTTATAACAACATACTCTGCATTAAAAG AGGACAGCACCATGCCATTGTCACAGCAGTATGTTTCCAAATGGACTGAGGGATGCCGCACCACTCAGAACATGGAAACAGTAAATGGTGTGCACAAAACCATGAGTAAGGACGGCGACAATGACGACGAGGATGGATTCAACAGAATGGAAGAGCGTAACGACGatgaggagcagggggaagaAGGAGGGTCAGGGGAAGACGAGAGCCTTGACGATAGCCCAAAGAGGATTGGGACCAAGATAAAGAAAATGACAAAAACCCGACAGAGGTTTAAGGTCCGGCGCATGAAGGCCAACGCGCGCGAGAGAAACCGTATGCACGGGCTCAATGACGCGCTTGAGAGTCTGCGTAAAGTTGTACCTTGCTACTCGAATACTCAAAAACTCTCCAAAATAGATACATTGAGGTTGGCAAAAAATTACATATGGGCTCTCTCTGAGACCTTGCAATCGGATGAAAGTCCAGATTTGATGTTGTTCGTGCAGGCTCTATGCCATGGACTGTCCCAGCCCACCACCAATCTAGTGGCAGGATGTTTGCAGCTCAACCCCAGGACGTTTTTACCGGAGCAGGTCCAGGATATCCCATCTCAGGTGCACCAAACATCGACTGCGTCCTTCTCTTTGCACCCCTCCTACCCTTACCCTAGCCCGCCATATGGTACAATGGACAGCTCCCATATCCACCACTCCAAGCCCCACACTGTCGACAATGCGCTTGAGCCGTTCTTTGAAACTACATTCACAGACTGTACCAGCACCAGCCACCGGTTCGAGGGACCCCTAAGTCCACCGTTGAGCGTGAATGGGAACTTTTCCTACAAGCACGAGTCAACGGCAGAGTTCGACAAGAACTATGCCCTTTCGAAACAATATGCAACTCAAGGTCTGGCGGGAGTACAATGTCTTCATCCTTTTTATGCAAGCTCATCAAAGCACTTTGATATTCTCATGGACAACATGATGTCGTTTGAGACTCATCACGAGAGGAAGCTGAACGCTTAG